Below is a window of Pseudodesulfovibrio sp. 5S69 DNA.
TTGCCCAGGGCCGCGAACCCGGCCTCCACCGCGTCCATGACCTCGGCCATGGCGATGCCGAGCCGGTCCATTTCCCCTGCCGATAATACGCGAACTTCCGAACCCATTCCGCTTCCTTTGCGACGCAATCCGTTGAGTTGAAACTTCGTGCCAGGATGCTTCAATTTTCTTGTCAACGCAACCGGAAACCCTTGCCGGGGAAGGTGCTTGCGCGTATGCTCGGGCCATGTTTTTCGAGGGGACGTTCAGCATCGACGCGTCCGGCGACGGCAGCCGCCTGGACCGGGTCCTCGAGGCGGTCATGCCCGGCTCCGGGCTGCGCCTGCGGCGTAGGCTGTGCGAGGAAGGGCGCGTGTTGGTGGACGGCCGGGCCAGGAAGCCCGGCTATAAGGTCCGGACCGGACAATCTGTGGAAATGGGGGCAGCGCGGGCGATGACGACAGCGGATGAATTGGGCCTGAGAATCGTCAAGTGGGAAGACGGCTTCGCCGCCGTGAACAAGCCCGGCGGCGTGCATTCGGCGGCCATCGCGGGCAGGGACGAACCCAGCGCCGAAGGCGCTCTGGCCGAGCTGTTTCCCGACCGGGAACCCGTGCTGCTCAACCGTCTGGACAACCTGACCTCCGGGCTGCTGCTGGTGGCCCTGACCCCCGAGGCCCGCGCGGCGTACCTCGAATACGAGGACGAAGGGGCCATCAAGAAATTCTATCTGGCCCGCGTGCGGGGGCGGCTCGACGGCATCGTTTCCGTGCGCAACAGGCTCGACACGGACGACCGCAAAAAGACGCGCGTGCTGGCCGAGCCGGATCCGGATTCCCGCCGCTGGACCGGGGTCACGGCCCTGTCGCACGACAACGCGGCCGGGACCTCCCTGGTGCGCTGCCTGATCATGAAGGGCGCGCGCCACCAGATCCGGGCCCATCTCTCCTCCATCGGCCACCCCATCATCGGCGATCCCCTGTACGGCGGGGGCGAGAGCCCGCGCGGGCTGATGCTCCAGCACCAGCGCATCGAGATGCCCGGCTTCCAGGCCGAGGCCATTCCGCTCTTCTGATTCCGGCCGGGGCCGGTCCTGTTTCAGGGGCTGATCCCGTAATAGTCGAAGATTTTCTTCAGTTCCCCCGAGGCCCGCATCTCCCTGATCTTCCTCTCGACCATGTCGCGCAGTTCCGCTCCCTCGGGGCAGCGGGGCGAGAAGGCTATGCGGTTGTAGAACATGGCCACCGGTTCCGGGTTCACCCGCACGCGGTCGGCCACGCCTTCGTGCTGCGTTATGTAGCGGAAGG
It encodes the following:
- a CDS encoding RluA family pseudouridine synthase, translating into MFFEGTFSIDASGDGSRLDRVLEAVMPGSGLRLRRRLCEEGRVLVDGRARKPGYKVRTGQSVEMGAARAMTTADELGLRIVKWEDGFAAVNKPGGVHSAAIAGRDEPSAEGALAELFPDREPVLLNRLDNLTSGLLLVALTPEARAAYLEYEDEGAIKKFYLARVRGRLDGIVSVRNRLDTDDRKKTRVLAEPDPDSRRWTGVTALSHDNAAGTSLVRCLIMKGARHQIRAHLSSIGHPIIGDPLYGGGESPRGLMLQHQRIEMPGFQAEAIPLF